In Candidatus Dormiibacterota bacterium, the following are encoded in one genomic region:
- a CDS encoding AAA family ATPase → MRVALHGRRRERQAIDDLLASVRSGGSGALVVRGAPGIGKSALLAHATASASGFRHARATGVQSEMVLAFSGLHQFCGQMLGRLHRLPGPQRDALSAAFGLTAGAAPDRFLVGLAVLRLLGEVAEDRPLLGIVEDAHWLDQASAQVLAFVGRRLHAAPVALFFAVRDPSPPGEFAGIHELELTGLADADARMLIGAAIPGRLDERVRDRIVAEAQGNPLALLELPRSLTPADLAGGFGLTAPQPLTGRIEESFLRRIQALPEDTRRLLLIAAVEPCGEPELLWRAAERMGIGPDAAAPAEADGLLHIGAQVGFRHPLVRSAVHRAASPDECRDAHRAIADALDPDLNPARRAWHRAEAALESDEEVAGDLESSADRAQARGGLAAAAAFLERAAALTPDPARRAARTLAAAGAKLRSGAPDAALGLLSLAEAGPLDPLQGGRLELLRAEITFATSRGSDAPPLLIRAARRLEPLDPRLARETHLQALEAAMFAGRLGGGRGVLDAAEAARLAPPVRGAPRAVDLLLDGLATLLTDGWAAGVPLLRRALGTFQEDDEVRWLGLAWSTAADVWDDDATYALAIREVERAREAGALSRLPIALNQLAGLNVHAGEFATAAVLIEEAAAITEATAGARVSYGALKLAAWRGREAETAALIDACVRDAEARGEGMLITFTEYATAVLENGRGNYAEALAAARQACEHQELFATRVLPEYIEAAVRAGEPELAAAALVRLSEQTQASGTEWALGFEARCRALLSDGEVADELHREAIERLGRCRATAQLARAHLLYGEWLRRERRRVEAREQLRTARDMFVSMGAEGFAARADRELLATGEHARKRSVETAYELTPQELQIAGLAQAGHSNQVIAARLFISPRTVEYHLHKVFTKLGIASRTQLDQAPLMELTGTPEHTPGRPAAAARDGANPEAARPAHHRRSDPPEGTSPAAAARPAGVGLVGRPVHAEAMRSTRAAMASTSSISGAAMARSPARRWAATSPTKEPITPTASADRGLLSFRTAAERDP, encoded by the coding sequence ATGAGGGTCGCGCTGCACGGCCGGCGCCGAGAGCGCCAGGCCATCGACGATCTGCTCGCCTCGGTCCGCTCCGGGGGGAGCGGCGCTCTGGTGGTGCGTGGCGCTCCGGGGATCGGCAAGTCCGCGCTCCTCGCCCACGCGACGGCGTCCGCGTCGGGCTTCCGGCACGCGCGTGCCACCGGCGTCCAGTCGGAGATGGTGCTCGCCTTCTCCGGGCTCCACCAGTTCTGCGGGCAGATGCTCGGCCGCCTCCACCGCCTCCCCGGGCCGCAACGCGACGCGCTCAGTGCGGCCTTCGGTCTGACCGCCGGCGCCGCCCCGGATCGCTTCCTCGTCGGCCTGGCGGTGCTGAGGCTGCTCGGCGAGGTTGCCGAGGACCGGCCCCTGCTGGGGATCGTCGAGGATGCCCACTGGCTGGACCAGGCCTCCGCACAGGTGCTGGCGTTCGTGGGCCGCCGCCTCCACGCGGCGCCGGTCGCGCTCTTCTTCGCGGTGCGCGACCCCAGTCCCCCGGGCGAGTTCGCGGGGATCCACGAGCTGGAGCTCACCGGTCTGGCCGACGCCGACGCCCGCATGCTGATCGGCGCGGCGATCCCGGGCCGGCTCGACGAGCGGGTGCGCGACCGCATCGTCGCCGAGGCCCAGGGCAACCCCCTCGCCCTCCTCGAGCTACCCCGCAGCCTGACGCCCGCCGACCTCGCCGGCGGCTTCGGGCTGACCGCCCCGCAGCCGCTGACCGGCCGGATCGAGGAGAGCTTCCTGCGCCGCATCCAGGCCCTCCCCGAGGACACCCGCCGGCTGCTCCTGATCGCGGCGGTCGAGCCCTGCGGCGAGCCGGAGCTGCTCTGGCGTGCGGCGGAGCGGATGGGGATCGGCCCCGACGCCGCCGCCCCGGCCGAGGCCGACGGGCTGCTCCACATCGGCGCGCAGGTCGGCTTCCGTCACCCGCTGGTGCGCTCTGCGGTGCACCGCGCCGCATCGCCCGACGAATGCCGCGACGCCCATCGCGCGATCGCCGATGCCCTCGACCCCGACCTCAATCCCGCCCGTCGCGCCTGGCACCGGGCCGAGGCGGCCCTCGAATCCGACGAGGAGGTCGCCGGCGACCTGGAGAGCTCCGCGGACCGGGCCCAGGCTCGCGGCGGCCTGGCGGCGGCGGCGGCCTTCCTGGAGCGGGCCGCGGCCCTCACCCCCGACCCCGCCCGCCGGGCTGCGCGCACCCTCGCCGCCGCCGGCGCCAAGCTGCGGTCGGGGGCGCCGGACGCTGCCCTGGGCCTCCTGTCCCTGGCCGAGGCAGGGCCGCTCGACCCGCTGCAGGGGGGCCGGCTGGAGTTGCTGCGCGCCGAGATCACCTTCGCCACCAGCCGCGGCAGCGACGCCCCGCCGCTGCTCATCAGGGCGGCCCGGCGGCTCGAGCCCCTCGATCCCCGGCTGGCCCGCGAGACCCACCTGCAGGCACTGGAGGCGGCGATGTTCGCCGGCCGGCTCGGCGGCGGCCGGGGGGTCCTGGACGCCGCCGAGGCGGCCCGGCTGGCGCCTCCGGTGCGGGGTGCGCCCCGGGCGGTCGACCTCCTCCTCGACGGCCTGGCGACCCTGCTCACCGACGGCTGGGCCGCCGGTGTGCCCCTCCTGCGGCGCGCCCTGGGGACCTTCCAGGAGGATGACGAGGTCCGATGGCTGGGTCTCGCCTGGAGCACCGCCGCGGACGTGTGGGATGACGACGCCACCTATGCCCTGGCCATCCGCGAGGTGGAGCGCGCCCGCGAGGCGGGAGCGCTCTCCCGGCTGCCCATCGCCCTCAACCAGCTCGCCGGCCTCAACGTGCACGCCGGCGAGTTCGCCACGGCGGCGGTCCTGATCGAGGAGGCGGCCGCCATCACCGAGGCCACCGCCGGCGCGCGGGTCAGCTACGGCGCCCTCAAGCTCGCCGCCTGGCGGGGGCGGGAGGCGGAGACGGCGGCGCTGATCGACGCCTGCGTCCGGGACGCCGAGGCCCGCGGCGAGGGGATGCTCATCACCTTCACCGAGTACGCCACCGCGGTGCTGGAGAATGGCCGGGGCAACTATGCGGAGGCGCTCGCCGCCGCCCGGCAGGCGTGCGAGCACCAGGAGCTCTTCGCCACCCGGGTGCTCCCCGAGTACATCGAGGCTGCGGTGCGGGCCGGCGAGCCCGAGCTCGCCGCCGCGGCGCTCGTCCGGCTCTCCGAGCAGACCCAGGCGAGCGGGACCGAGTGGGCGCTCGGCTTCGAGGCCCGCTGCCGGGCGCTGCTCAGCGACGGCGAGGTCGCCGACGAGCTCCACCGCGAGGCCATCGAGCGGCTGGGCCGCTGCCGGGCAACCGCGCAGCTCGCCCGGGCCCACCTCCTCTACGGCGAATGGCTGCGCCGCGAGCGCCGGCGGGTGGAGGCGCGTGAGCAGCTGCGCACCGCCCGCGACATGTTCGTGTCCATGGGCGCCGAGGGCTTCGCCGCGCGCGCCGACCGCGAGCTCCTCGCCACCGGCGAGCACGCCCGCAAGCGGAGCGTGGAGACGGCCTACGAGCTCACCCCGCAGGAGCTGCAGATCGCGGGCCTCGCCCAGGCCGGCCACTCCAACCAGGTGATCGCCGCCCGGCTCTTCATCAGCCCGCGCACCGTCGAGTACCACCTGCACAAGGTCTTCACAAAGCTCGGGATCGCCTCGCGCACGCAGCTCGACCAGGCGCCGCTGATGGAGTTGACCGGAACTCCCGAGCACACCCCCGGGCGACCAGCGGCTGCCGCCCGTGATGGCGCGAACCCCGAGGCGGCCAGGCCGGCCCACCACCGCCGATCGGATCCACCCGAGGGCACCTCACCGGCCGCGGCCGCGAGGCCGGCGGGCGTCGGGCTGGTCGGCCGCCCGGTTCACGCGGAGGCGATGCGCAGCACCAGGGCGGCGATGGCGAGCACCTCGAGCATCAGCGGTGCGGCGATGGCACGATCGCCGGCTCGCAGGTGGGCGGCGACGTCACCGACGAAGGAGCCGATCACCCCGACCGCGTCGGCGGACAGGGGTCTTCTGTCCTTCCGTACGGCCGCCGAACGCGATCCGTGA
- a CDS encoding helix-turn-helix domain-containing protein: MTRATHPEEGDDTGASLRGQLSNLQGLLVLSMRMTETGDEQRILHLATTAVPSLSACRLCGVHLIDGGWRATAGACERAEVRADLEAQFAVLSSAGGAVAILHEAWAWAFSLRSIQGHFGFLLVSAAAEPPPSQQFLLRVLAQQTGIALANARRDAHERASAAELKAANGALAGTVHALEQSTAIHQRLTQVAMAVEGEAGIARAIHELTGYPVAVEDRRGHLRAWAGPDRPTVAPAMSRERRERMLRRALAEARPIRDGDRLLTVVSPRRDVLGVLALIDPADTAGVVEQVALEHGATVLGMELARLRSLAETELRLRRDLVEELLTGIDDERALARAEALGYDLRRPHRVAVVEPGINRQDDDDAFFDAVRRATVAGDPGPLMVARGGVVVVVSHAESDWEELRAAVLAHLSAGRCRIGVGGSCDHPADLPRSHREAQLALRVQRGSGGPDQTTLFDQLGVYRLLADVREQEGVDRFVREWLGTLLDYDEGRGGDLVATIGRYLECGGSYDATAAALGVHRSTLKYRLQRIREISGRDLTDPDTCFNLMLASRARATLTAMRAADP; encoded by the coding sequence TTGACCCGAGCGACCCATCCCGAAGAGGGGGACGACACCGGCGCCTCGCTGCGTGGCCAGCTCTCCAACCTCCAGGGCCTCCTCGTCCTGTCGATGCGGATGACCGAGACCGGGGATGAGCAGCGGATCCTCCACCTGGCGACCACCGCGGTGCCCTCACTGAGCGCGTGCCGCCTCTGTGGCGTGCACCTCATCGACGGGGGGTGGCGGGCCACCGCCGGTGCGTGCGAGCGTGCCGAGGTGCGCGCCGACCTCGAGGCGCAGTTCGCCGTGCTCAGCAGCGCCGGTGGGGCGGTGGCGATCCTCCACGAGGCCTGGGCCTGGGCCTTCAGCCTGCGCAGCATCCAGGGGCATTTCGGCTTTCTCCTGGTGAGCGCCGCCGCGGAGCCGCCCCCCTCACAGCAGTTCCTGCTGCGGGTGCTGGCCCAGCAGACCGGGATCGCGCTCGCCAATGCCCGTCGGGACGCCCACGAGCGGGCCAGCGCCGCCGAGCTGAAGGCGGCGAACGGCGCGCTTGCGGGCACGGTCCACGCCCTCGAGCAGAGCACCGCGATCCACCAGCGTCTCACCCAGGTCGCGATGGCGGTGGAGGGTGAGGCGGGCATCGCACGGGCGATCCACGAGCTCACCGGCTACCCGGTCGCCGTCGAGGATCGGCGCGGGCACCTGCGTGCCTGGGCGGGGCCCGACCGCCCCACCGTCGCTCCGGCGATGTCCCGCGAGCGCCGCGAGCGGATGCTCCGACGGGCGCTGGCCGAAGCCAGGCCGATCCGCGACGGCGACCGCCTGCTCACCGTGGTCAGCCCGCGCCGCGACGTGCTCGGCGTGCTGGCGCTCATCGATCCCGCCGACACCGCGGGGGTCGTGGAGCAGGTGGCGCTGGAGCACGGCGCCACCGTGCTCGGCATGGAGCTGGCCCGCCTGCGCAGCCTCGCCGAGACCGAGCTGCGGCTGCGCCGTGACCTGGTCGAGGAGCTGCTCACCGGCATCGACGACGAACGCGCGCTGGCTCGGGCCGAGGCGCTCGGCTACGACCTCCGGCGGCCCCACCGTGTCGCCGTCGTCGAGCCCGGGATCAACCGGCAGGACGATGACGACGCCTTCTTCGACGCGGTCCGTCGGGCCACGGTCGCCGGCGACCCCGGACCGCTCATGGTCGCCCGCGGGGGCGTCGTGGTGGTGGTCTCGCACGCGGAGAGCGACTGGGAGGAGTTGCGCGCCGCGGTGCTCGCCCACCTGTCCGCAGGGCGGTGCCGCATCGGCGTCGGAGGCAGCTGCGACCACCCCGCCGACCTCCCGCGCTCCCACCGCGAGGCCCAGCTCGCGCTGCGCGTGCAGCGAGGCTCCGGCGGCCCCGACCAGACGACCCTCTTCGACCAGCTCGGCGTCTACCGGCTGCTCGCGGACGTGCGCGAGCAGGAGGGCGTCGACCGCTTCGTCCGGGAGTGGCTGGGCACGCTGCTCGACTACGACGAGGGCAGGGGAGGGGACCTGGTCGCCACCATCGGCCGCTACCTGGAGTGCGGCGGCAGCTACGACGCCACCGCGGCGGCGCTCGGGGTGCACCGCAGCACGCTGAAGTACCGGCTGCAGCGCATCCGCGAGATCTCCGGGCGCGACCTCACCGATCCCGACACCTGCTTCAACCTGATGCTGGCCTCACGCGCCCGGGCCACGCTCACCGCAATGCGCGCCGCCGATCCCTGA
- a CDS encoding MEDS domain-containing protein: MTAALDFGIPGLNLAPGDHVCALYMGAAERDAILFPFLQAGLRSGHTCICMIDDRTEVVRAGLCDGADVDACIASGQLEIHTSPAAHQGVVAGRFTPEDMIHFLEDWVGRAMHGDVQFARVVGEMTWGLRDLTGLDELWRFESEFNRYVLRYPQWGLCLYDLERFGGGILVDVLKTHPKILLGGMVLHNPHYLTPDEFLAQRS; this comes from the coding sequence GTGACCGCGGCTCTCGACTTCGGCATCCCCGGGCTGAACCTGGCCCCAGGCGATCACGTCTGTGCGCTCTACATGGGCGCGGCCGAGCGTGACGCGATCCTCTTCCCCTTCCTCCAGGCCGGTCTGCGCTCGGGCCACACGTGCATCTGCATGATCGACGACCGGACCGAGGTGGTACGGGCCGGGCTCTGCGACGGAGCTGACGTCGACGCCTGCATCGCATCCGGGCAGCTGGAGATCCACACGTCGCCGGCGGCGCATCAGGGCGTCGTCGCCGGCCGGTTCACCCCCGAGGACATGATCCACTTCCTGGAGGACTGGGTCGGAAGGGCGATGCACGGCGACGTCCAGTTCGCCCGCGTGGTCGGCGAGATGACCTGGGGCCTCCGCGACCTCACCGGACTCGACGAGCTGTGGCGCTTCGAATCCGAGTTCAACCGCTACGTGCTGCGGTACCCGCAGTGGGGGCTCTGCCTCTACGACCTCGAGCGCTTCGGCGGCGGCATCCTCGTCGACGTGCTCAAGACCCATCCCAAGATCCTGCTCGGCGGCATGGTGCTCCACAACCCGCACTACCTCACCCCGGACGAGTTTCTCGCCCAGAGGAGTTGA